GATACTCGGGGTAGTCTGAGGCAAGTAAAGCAAACGCCCGAAATAACAGTTTATAATTTTTTTGTTTATCATCCAGTCTCCCTACTGACACAATGTCTTTACGGCGTTCCCCAGAATAAGGAGTCGGAATATTTTCTGCTGCGACAGGATTCGGAATTACAGCAGCCTGACTTTGTATCGAAGTTGAAAAGAACGCCTTTGCTTCCTCCGTCTGAAAGACATACCCCTTGGCCGAACAATACAATATTTTTCTTCGGATGCGGAGCGTTTTTTTGAAAGGATATATCTTTGGGTCGTTGCGCTCTGACACAACAACCGGAAACCGACAACCAAACAGAGCCGGCAATAGAATGCAATTGCATTCAACACCAAAAGATACAACAACGTCAGGATGAACTTTATTGATGATCTTTCGGATATTTAACATCCTCTGTATTTTTGAAAAGCTGTTATTAGAAGCAAGACCTGCATCAATACAAATGATTCTGGGATCTAAACCATCCGTATATGTTTCTTCCCTGCCAGTAAGTATTCCGTTTAAAAGCAAAATATATATCTGATTCCCTTTCTTCGTCATTTCATTGGCGATTGAGATCAGAACACGCTCTGCTCCACTAAACCGAAGTGAACCAATTACAAATGCAACCTTCATTTATTTTCTCCAATCAGTCTAAGCTTTTCATTTAAAACACTGCCCCGATAATACTTTATTTCCCAAACGTAACACCTTTTATAGGTGTTACGTTTCATCTAATCCAAAAATTTTCTTCAAAAACAATACTTATTTGCATATATATTAAAAATGATAATTTAGAAATAAATCATTTAACAAATCTTAAATGATGCCCCAATGATTTTAAAAAATTAGCATATTTATTGTTTAATAATATCAATCTGTAACTATCTGTAATACCAGTGCTCAATTATATCCAACTAATGTGTTTTGAAATATACTACCTTATTGATTGATAAGATCGTAAATTCGTTTTCCCTGAATGATATTATTCTTGTTTGCCATGACAAAATTTCTTGCCCTGATACCGAACTCTAGAAGTTTTTCCTTTGGCATAGAACATACTTCGACTATTTTTTCCGCCATCCCCTTCGCAGTTTCATTTTCAATAAAAAAGATATAATCAACGTA
This genomic stretch from Dehalobacter restrictus DSM 9455 harbors:
- a CDS encoding glycosyltransferase family 4 protein; translation: MKVAFVIGSLRFSGAERVLISIANEMTKKGNQIYILLLNGILTGREETYTDGLDPRIICIDAGLASNNSFSKIQRMLNIRKIINKVHPDVVVSFGVECNCILLPALFGCRFPVVVSERNDPKIYPFKKTLRIRRKILYCSAKGYVFQTEEAKAFFSTSIQSQAAVIPNPVAAENIPTPYSGERRKDIVSVGRLDDKQKNYKLLFRAFALLASDYPEYHLVIYGEGPDRPELEAEITKLNLTNRIFMPGAEADVPHRIRDAALFVLSSNFEGMPNALIEAMAVGMPVVSTNCPCGGPEFLINHGENGLLAPVDDIQELALAMRDILENPVAAEKMAHEARKILQQLAPEKITLMWEQYIEGFVER